A genomic segment from Janthinobacterium sp. 64 encodes:
- a CDS encoding M20/M25/M40 family metallo-hydrolase, whose amino-acid sequence MTTHAEKITAWIDDHFDEEIAFLQQVVQQPTDTPPGNNAPHAELVAQLLQAYGWHAEKHAVPKDQVEAYGMQSITNLIVRRPYAAGGPTVALNAHGDVVPPGDNWTYPPYGGQIDGGYMYGRATAVSKGDFATYVFAARALEALGIALKGQLELHFTYDEEFGGLLGPGWLLEQQLTKPDFVIAAGFSYGIVTAHNACLQLEITVHGKSGHGSMPETGHDALQAANKILNAIYGQLPELKKIKSKVAGIDSPTMLVGRIDGGTNTNVVPGKVVMKMDRRMIPEEDPVAVEAQVRALIEDAVRGEPGIRIEIRRLLLSHALRPLPGSEQLVGSLQKNAQAILGETIPAVGTPLYADARLYGERGIPAVLYGAGPRTVPESNAKKADERLALDDLRKASKIVALTLLDFLGA is encoded by the coding sequence ATGACGACGCACGCAGAAAAAATCACGGCCTGGATCGACGACCACTTCGACGAAGAAATCGCCTTTTTACAGCAGGTGGTGCAGCAGCCGACGGATACGCCGCCCGGCAACAACGCGCCGCATGCGGAGCTGGTGGCCCAATTGCTGCAGGCATATGGCTGGCACGCCGAAAAGCACGCCGTCCCAAAGGACCAGGTCGAGGCGTATGGCATGCAGAGCATCACCAACCTGATCGTGCGCCGGCCTTATGCTGCGGGCGGGCCGACCGTGGCCCTGAACGCGCATGGCGACGTGGTGCCGCCAGGCGACAACTGGACGTATCCGCCGTATGGCGGGCAGATCGACGGCGGCTATATGTATGGCCGCGCGACGGCCGTCTCGAAAGGCGACTTCGCCACCTATGTGTTTGCCGCGCGCGCGCTCGAAGCCTTGGGCATTGCGCTCAAAGGCCAGCTGGAACTGCATTTTACCTACGACGAGGAATTCGGCGGCTTGCTGGGGCCGGGCTGGCTGCTGGAACAGCAACTGACCAAGCCCGATTTCGTCATCGCCGCCGGTTTCAGCTACGGCATCGTCACGGCGCACAACGCCTGCCTGCAGCTGGAAATCACCGTGCATGGCAAGTCGGGCCACGGCTCCATGCCGGAGACGGGACACGACGCGCTGCAGGCGGCCAACAAGATCCTCAACGCCATCTATGGGCAGTTGCCGGAGCTGAAAAAGATCAAATCGAAAGTCGCCGGCATCGACTCGCCCACCATGCTGGTGGGACGCATCGATGGCGGCACGAATACCAATGTGGTGCCGGGCAAGGTGGTCATGAAGATGGATCGGCGCATGATCCCGGAAGAAGACCCGGTGGCGGTGGAAGCGCAGGTGCGCGCCCTGATCGAAGACGCCGTGCGGGGCGAGCCTGGCATCCGCATCGAGATCCGCCGCCTGCTGCTGTCGCACGCGCTGCGCCCCTTGCCTGGCTCCGAACAGCTGGTCGGCAGCTTGCAGAAGAATGCGCAAGCCATCCTTGGCGAAACGATTCCCGCCGTCGGCACGCCGCTGTATGCGGATGCGCGCCTGTATGGCGAGCGTGGCATCCCCGCCGTGCTGTATGGCGCCGGTCCGCGCACGGTGCCCGAGTCGAATGCGAAGAAGGCCGATGAGCGCCTGGCGCTCGATGATTTGCGCAAGGCCAGCAAGATCGTCGCCCTGACCCTGCTGGACTTTTTGGGCGCCTGA
- a CDS encoding amidase encodes MDVTGKTTIRELAAELAAGRITSVALTEQMLARAEAHRVQGGHAYVSLDGEQALMEARASDAARAAGIVASPLAGVPISIKDLFDVRGQTSSAASLALADAPPADADALAVARLRAAGAVLLGRTNMSEFAFSGLGLNPHYGTPRNPHDGARVAGGSTSGGAVTVALAMAAGALGTDTGGSIRIPSAFCGLTGFKPTAASVPLAGTVPLSRSLDSAGPIARSVDCCAILYAALSGHDIGAQAPALQGLRFGFTLDYVGAHVAPQVQLAFDAALEQLRQAGALVEQFDFPELLELPTINGGGGLVAAEAWHWHRALLEEKGAQYDQRVAARIRRGQQQGAADYIDLLDARVRLTAIAKQRLAPFDAWLMPSVAILAPEVAPLEADDATFFATNGLALRNASVINFLDGCALSLPCHADGELPVGLGICGLAGADDQVLQIGRAVEALLRGTAKE; translated from the coding sequence ATGGATGTGACTGGCAAGACGACGATAAGGGAACTGGCGGCCGAGCTGGCCGCCGGCCGCATCACCAGCGTGGCGCTGACCGAGCAGATGCTGGCGCGCGCCGAGGCGCACCGGGTGCAGGGCGGCCATGCCTATGTCAGCCTCGATGGCGAACAGGCGCTGATGGAGGCGCGGGCCAGCGATGCGGCGCGCGCCGCCGGCATCGTGGCCTCGCCGCTGGCCGGCGTGCCCATTTCCATCAAGGACCTGTTCGACGTCAGGGGGCAAACCAGCAGCGCCGCCTCGCTGGCGCTGGCCGACGCGCCGCCCGCCGATGCCGATGCGCTTGCCGTGGCGCGCCTGCGCGCGGCCGGCGCCGTCCTGCTGGGACGCACCAACATGAGCGAATTCGCGTTCTCCGGCCTGGGCTTGAATCCCCATTACGGCACGCCGCGCAATCCGCACGACGGCGCGCGCGTGGCGGGCGGCTCCACCTCGGGCGGCGCCGTCACGGTGGCCTTGGCGATGGCGGCCGGCGCACTGGGCACGGACACGGGCGGCTCGATCCGCATCCCGTCCGCGTTTTGCGGCCTGACGGGCTTCAAGCCGACGGCGGCGTCCGTGCCGCTGGCCGGCACAGTGCCGTTATCTCGCTCCCTCGATTCGGCCGGCCCCATCGCGCGCAGCGTCGACTGCTGCGCCATTCTGTACGCGGCCTTGTCGGGCCATGACATCGGCGCGCAGGCGCCGGCACTGCAAGGCTTGCGCTTCGGTTTTACCCTGGACTACGTCGGCGCGCACGTGGCGCCGCAGGTGCAGCTGGCTTTCGATGCCGCGCTGGAGCAGCTGCGGCAAGCGGGCGCCCTCGTGGAACAGTTCGATTTCCCCGAATTGCTGGAGCTGCCGACGATCAATGGCGGCGGCGGCCTGGTGGCGGCCGAGGCCTGGCACTGGCACAGGGCGCTGCTGGAAGAGAAGGGCGCGCAGTACGACCAGCGCGTGGCGGCGCGCATCCGCCGCGGCCAGCAGCAAGGCGCGGCGGACTACATCGATTTGCTCGATGCGCGCGTGCGCCTGACCGCCATCGCGAAGCAGCGCCTGGCGCCATTCGACGCCTGGCTGATGCCCAGCGTGGCGATTCTGGCGCCGGAAGTCGCGCCGCTGGAAGCGGATGACGCCACCTTCTTTGCCACGAATGGCCTGGCGCTGCGCAATGCCAGCGTGATCAACTTCCTCGATGGCTGCGCCTTGTCCCTGCCCTGCCATGCGGACGGCGAGCTGCCCGTCGGCCTGGGCATTTGCGGCCTGGCCGGCGCCGACGATCAAGTGCTGCAAATCGGCCGGGCCGTGGAAGCGCTGTTGCGCGGGACAGCAAAAGAATAG
- a CDS encoding paraquat-inducible protein A: protein MGKSRFGRRQTSTVHRYDLISCHDCGVLYRKRPLRPREKARCIRCRSVLYRGAHARGASAELSKVVALTLGAALVFLIAQFFPIVELDVNGLTSSATLLGSIRVLWYEQMHIVATMVFLFTILFPAIELASLLYVALGLRGGVKVPGFNRVLRAVQTAREWGMTEVLMIGILITVVKMTSLATVLPQPGLFAFGALTLMLAIVVSFDPKALWNLGDDLTRQALPGIRYKAFAPGEKVLPCHACGLVAPPLGKGKHLACVRCGTALHVRKPDSINRTWALLIAAMILYIPANLLPVMVTQSLFGAQDDTIMSGVVLFWTSGSKGLAIIIFIASVVVPMLKLGVLALLAFTAQRRSRWRPRQRTILYRMVEFIGRWSMLDIFVVTLTVALVRFKSLAVITAGPGALAFGAVVVLTMLAAMQFDPRLIWDPVDDKAAEDEKRSSAANTGNNTVIGEQHG, encoded by the coding sequence ATGGGAAAGTCGCGCTTCGGGCGCCGGCAAACTTCAACTGTGCACCGATACGACCTGATTAGCTGTCATGACTGCGGCGTGTTGTACCGCAAACGTCCGCTGCGTCCACGCGAAAAGGCGCGCTGCATCCGTTGCCGCTCGGTGCTATACCGGGGCGCGCACGCGCGCGGCGCATCGGCCGAATTGAGCAAGGTGGTGGCGCTCACCCTGGGCGCCGCCCTGGTCTTCCTGATCGCGCAGTTTTTTCCCATCGTTGAACTCGACGTCAATGGCCTCACTTCCAGCGCCACCTTGCTCGGTTCCATCCGCGTGCTGTGGTACGAGCAGATGCACATCGTGGCGACGATGGTGTTCCTGTTTACCATCCTCTTTCCCGCCATCGAACTCGCTTCGCTGCTGTATGTGGCGCTGGGCTTGCGCGGCGGCGTCAAGGTGCCCGGTTTTAACCGCGTGCTGCGCGCCGTGCAGACGGCGCGCGAATGGGGCATGACGGAGGTGCTGATGATCGGCATCCTGATCACCGTCGTCAAGATGACCAGCCTGGCCACGGTGCTGCCGCAACCGGGGCTGTTCGCGTTTGGCGCGCTGACCCTGATGCTGGCCATCGTCGTCTCGTTCGACCCCAAGGCCCTGTGGAACCTGGGCGACGACCTGACGCGCCAGGCGCTGCCCGGCATCCGCTACAAGGCCTTCGCACCGGGCGAGAAGGTCTTGCCCTGCCACGCTTGCGGCCTGGTGGCGCCGCCGCTGGGCAAGGGCAAACATCTGGCGTGCGTGCGCTGCGGCACGGCCCTGCACGTGCGCAAACCGGACAGCATCAACCGCACCTGGGCCTTGCTGATCGCCGCCATGATCCTCTACATTCCCGCCAACCTGCTGCCCGTGATGGTGACGCAATCGCTGTTCGGCGCGCAGGACGACACCATCATGAGCGGCGTGGTGCTGTTCTGGACCAGCGGTTCGAAAGGCCTGGCCATCATCATTTTCATCGCCAGCGTGGTCGTGCCGATGTTGAAACTGGGCGTGCTGGCGCTGCTGGCGTTCACGGCGCAGCGGCGTTCGCGCTGGCGGCCGCGCCAGCGCACCATCTTGTACCGCATGGTCGAATTCATCGGCCGCTGGTCCATGCTCGACATCTTTGTCGTCACCCTGACGGTGGCGCTGGTGCGCTTCAAGTCGCTGGCCGTGATCACGGCCGGCCCAGGCGCGCTGGCCTTTGGCGCCGTGGTGGTGCTGACCATGCTGGCGGCGATGCAGTTCGACCCGCGCCTGATCTGGGACCCTGTCGACGACAAGGCGGCCGAGGATGAAAAACGCAGCAGTGCGGCAAATACCGGAAACAATACAGTGATTGGAGAACAGCATGGCTGA
- a CDS encoding PqiB family protein yields the protein MADKETGDLAETGARPLPEPDVDPASRWLPSLVWLIPLLAALIGAGLAAKSILDQGPTVTVSFKSAEGLEPGKTKVKYKDVDIGQVRAITLGEDLSKVLVTIDMSKEARRFATADSRFWVVRPQIGASGVTGLGTLLSGAYIGVDTGKSEAKKDNFVGMENPPAVAGDQKGKLYTLHADSLGSVDVGSPLFFHRLRVGKVVSFALDKDGNGITMSVFVNAPYDQFVGKNARWWHASGVDVRLDSNGFKLNTQSLAAMLVGGIAFEAENGRKPEEPAPANSNFRLAADEASAMREPDGEAITTVFYFDQSLRGLQPGATVDFRGIVLGEVRSVGIEFDPVKKNFRMPVTVNLYPARLGMRFKAAVDDAEGSAGHQLLERMVSRGLRAQLRTGNLLTSQLYIALDFFPKAPKVALDLNRYPLEVPTVPNTLDELQTQIASIARKLDQVPYAEIGNNLNATIKQANTLFKQLDGQVVPEMRDTLTAAKQTFGSAEQVLQKDSPLQSDVRQALQQLTQTLQSLNALSDYLERHPESLIRGKKGDEKK from the coding sequence ATGGCTGACAAAGAAACGGGCGACCTTGCCGAAACCGGCGCACGGCCTCTGCCCGAACCCGACGTGGATCCGGCCAGCCGCTGGCTGCCGTCACTGGTGTGGCTCATTCCGCTGCTGGCTGCGCTGATCGGCGCCGGGCTGGCCGCCAAATCCATTCTCGACCAGGGACCCACGGTGACGGTCAGTTTCAAGAGCGCCGAAGGCCTGGAGCCGGGCAAGACCAAGGTCAAATACAAGGATGTCGACATCGGCCAGGTGCGCGCCATCACCCTGGGCGAGGACTTGAGCAAGGTGCTGGTGACGATCGACATGAGCAAGGAAGCGCGCCGCTTCGCCACCGCCGATTCGCGCTTCTGGGTGGTGCGCCCGCAGATCGGCGCCAGCGGCGTGACGGGGCTGGGTACCTTGCTGTCGGGCGCCTACATCGGCGTCGACACGGGCAAGTCGGAAGCCAAAAAGGACAACTTCGTCGGCATGGAAAATCCGCCCGCCGTGGCCGGTGACCAGAAGGGCAAGCTGTACACCCTGCATGCGGACAGCCTCGGTTCCGTCGACGTGGGTTCGCCCCTGTTCTTCCATCGCCTGCGCGTGGGCAAGGTGGTCAGCTTCGCGCTGGACAAGGATGGCAACGGCATCACCATGTCGGTCTTCGTGAATGCGCCGTACGACCAGTTCGTCGGCAAGAACGCGCGCTGGTGGCATGCCAGCGGCGTCGACGTGCGCTTGGATTCCAACGGCTTCAAACTGAATACGCAGTCGCTGGCGGCCATGCTGGTGGGCGGCATCGCTTTCGAGGCGGAAAACGGCCGCAAGCCCGAAGAACCGGCGCCGGCCAATTCCAATTTCCGTCTGGCGGCTGACGAGGCCAGCGCCATGCGCGAGCCCGATGGTGAAGCCATTACCACCGTATTCTATTTCGACCAGTCCCTGCGCGGCTTGCAGCCCGGCGCCACGGTGGACTTCCGCGGCATCGTGCTGGGCGAGGTGCGCTCGGTCGGCATCGAATTCGACCCCGTGAAAAAGAACTTCCGCATGCCCGTTACCGTCAACCTGTATCCGGCCCGCCTGGGCATGCGCTTCAAGGCCGCCGTCGACGATGCGGAAGGATCGGCCGGCCACCAGCTGCTCGAACGCATGGTCAGCCGCGGCTTGCGCGCTCAGCTGCGCACGGGCAACCTGCTCACCAGCCAGCTGTACATCGCGCTCGACTTCTTCCCGAAAGCGCCGAAGGTAGCGCTGGACTTGAACAGGTATCCGCTGGAAGTGCCGACCGTGCCCAATACCCTCGATGAACTGCAGACGCAGATCGCCAGCATCGCCCGCAAGCTCGATCAGGTGCCATACGCGGAGATCGGCAACAACCTGAACGCCACCATCAAGCAGGCCAATACCCTGTTCAAGCAGCTCGATGGCCAGGTGGTGCCGGAAATGCGCGATACCCTGACGGCGGCGAAGCAGACTTTTGGTTCGGCTGAACAGGTGCTGCAAAAGGATTCGCCGCTGCAGTCGGACGTGCGCCAGGCCTTGCAGCAGCTGACGCAAACCCTGCAATCGCTCAATGCCTTGTCGGATTACCTGGAACGTCATCCCGAGTCCCTGATCCGCGGTAAAAAAGGAGATGAAAAAAAATGA
- a CDS encoding PqiC family protein, translating to MMKPIFAALLAGSLLGACSTPQPEHFYTLSGGADAQPAKPVKYYVEVLTVSVPQQVSRNQFVVTAPSGRIELLEQQRWAGPLAGEIGQALSTAVTNDLGAIDVFRTPHPDNLPVYRISTNVQRFESVMGQYALIDAVWSVRQLASNKVVTCRTVANEKVGAGYDELVLGHRRAVGRIAADTASVVRAFDNGNAACPAA from the coding sequence ATGATGAAACCGATTTTTGCCGCGCTGCTGGCTGGCAGCCTGCTGGGCGCCTGCTCCACGCCCCAGCCCGAGCATTTCTATACGCTCAGCGGCGGCGCCGACGCGCAGCCGGCCAAACCCGTCAAATACTATGTCGAGGTGCTGACCGTCAGCGTGCCGCAGCAGGTGAGCCGCAACCAGTTTGTTGTGACGGCGCCGTCGGGCCGCATCGAATTGCTGGAGCAGCAGCGCTGGGCCGGGCCGCTGGCCGGCGAAATCGGCCAGGCCCTGTCGACGGCCGTGACGAACGACCTGGGCGCCATCGATGTGTTCCGCACGCCGCATCCCGACAACCTGCCCGTGTACCGCATCAGCACCAATGTGCAGCGTTTCGAGTCCGTGATGGGCCAGTATGCGCTGATCGACGCCGTCTGGAGCGTGCGCCAGCTGGCCAGCAACAAGGTGGTCACTTGCCGCACGGTCGCCAATGAAAAGGTGGGCGCCGGCTACGATGAACTGGTGCTGGGCCACCGCCGCGCCGTGGGCCGCATCGCCGCCGATACGGCCAGCGTGGTGCGCGCTTTTGACAACGGCAACGCCGCCTGCCCTGCCGCCTGA
- a CDS encoding DUF2946 domain-containing protein — translation MGMTLFTRRFTAWIACFAILLAALAPSISQAVANAKQESGSGWAEICSVAGIRFVQLDQADDGAADGKSGGKAMQMEHCAFCSTHAGSVGLPPASPVLPLPVASGTAIFPSLYYQSPSPLFIWSTAQSRAPPTLV, via the coding sequence ATGGGAATGACCTTGTTCACGCGCCGCTTTACCGCCTGGATCGCCTGTTTCGCGATCCTGCTGGCGGCGCTCGCGCCATCGATTTCCCAGGCCGTCGCCAACGCCAAGCAGGAATCCGGCTCCGGCTGGGCGGAAATCTGCTCGGTGGCCGGTATCCGTTTTGTCCAGCTTGATCAGGCCGATGACGGCGCCGCCGATGGCAAGTCTGGCGGCAAGGCCATGCAGATGGAGCATTGCGCCTTCTGTTCCACGCATGCGGGTTCCGTCGGCCTGCCGCCCGCCAGCCCCGTGCTGCCGCTGCCTGTGGCCAGCGGTACGGCGATTTTCCCATCCCTGTACTACCAGTCCCCGTCACCGCTGTTCATCTGGTCCACGGCGCAGTCGCGCGCGCCGCCCACCCTCGTTTAA
- a CDS encoding TonB-dependent receptor family protein codes for MNKTLLVLAAAITVAYPCAQAQQFDQTDHAIDTVVVSGSRAQSWLSETPQAIGVVNAKTLERDKPKTMGDILNRIAGVYWNDLGNEQHSMSIRQPIGTNAVYQYLEDGIPIRPLGVFNHNSLNEMNMAGASGVEVVKGAASSLYGSNAVGGAVNFLTAGASATPAAKVGVRRDSVGGFTRYDTSASDTWGPLGLRFSHYSSRRSRDNWQEYSYGDKDSFSLRADYALSPTSQLRATLVHTDLDAAMTGSLFENDYRNNRGKSLNTFSYRKDKTTRMNLAWEGATTASGMSTVTVFTRKNDHGQIPAYSIGSCAGMLCKGVINNNHVDSLGLDVKHQQEFAWLRTRLIAGVYVDKSDNPFVSDNLSIVRDAATGRYLRYTLANASNPQGVRDYQTDILNTAVFAQWEFSPLPGTRVVLGGRSDAIRYDYHNKLAPGGSASYGAPDESRSFSHVSPKLGATYAIGQAGSAYANVSQGFTPPEVSQLYGKTGIADLQPSVYNNYELGLRWAFLQGRLKLDAALYRLDGRDTIVSYTLSPGNSENRNAGRTRSEGLELGLNYDSGPFDARFATAIARHRYLRYQVSASLDYSGRSMPQAPRDITSIEIGYKPVAGARIALEAVHQGRYWMNNANTVEYKGHALLNLRASYQVARGLEAWAQVRNLADKRYADSASSSYSGVGNYAANTQNQYTPGAPRSVMLGLGYTFNAL; via the coding sequence ATGAACAAGACATTATTGGTGCTGGCCGCTGCCATCACCGTCGCTTACCCGTGCGCGCAGGCGCAGCAATTTGACCAGACTGACCACGCCATCGACACCGTCGTCGTTTCCGGCTCGCGCGCGCAATCGTGGCTGTCCGAGACGCCGCAAGCCATCGGCGTCGTCAATGCCAAGACCCTGGAACGCGACAAGCCCAAGACCATGGGCGATATCCTCAACCGCATCGCCGGCGTGTACTGGAACGACCTGGGCAACGAGCAGCACAGCATGAGCATCCGCCAGCCCATCGGCACGAATGCCGTCTACCAGTACCTGGAAGACGGCATTCCCATCCGCCCGCTGGGCGTCTTCAACCACAACTCGCTCAATGAAATGAACATGGCGGGCGCCAGCGGCGTGGAAGTGGTGAAGGGCGCCGCTTCCTCGCTGTATGGCAGCAATGCCGTGGGTGGTGCCGTCAATTTCCTGACGGCCGGCGCCAGCGCCACGCCGGCGGCCAAGGTGGGCGTGCGGCGCGACAGCGTGGGCGGTTTCACCCGCTACGATACGTCCGCCAGCGATACCTGGGGCCCGCTGGGACTGCGCTTTTCTCATTACAGCTCGCGCCGTTCGCGCGACAACTGGCAAGAGTACAGCTATGGCGACAAGGATTCGTTCTCGCTGCGCGCCGACTACGCGCTCAGCCCCACGTCGCAGCTGCGCGCCACCCTCGTCCACACGGATCTCGATGCGGCCATGACGGGCAGCCTGTTCGAGAACGATTACCGCAATAATCGCGGCAAGAGCCTGAACACGTTTAGCTACCGCAAGGACAAGACCACGCGCATGAATCTGGCGTGGGAGGGCGCGACGACGGCCAGTGGCATGAGCACCGTCACCGTGTTTACGCGCAAGAATGACCATGGGCAGATTCCCGCGTATTCCATCGGCAGCTGCGCAGGCATGCTGTGCAAGGGCGTCATCAACAACAACCACGTCGATTCGCTGGGGCTGGACGTGAAACACCAGCAGGAATTCGCGTGGCTGCGTACACGCCTGATCGCCGGCGTGTATGTGGACAAGAGCGACAATCCCTTCGTCAGCGACAATCTCTCCATCGTGCGCGATGCCGCCACGGGCCGCTACCTGCGCTACACGCTGGCCAATGCCAGCAATCCGCAGGGCGTGCGCGACTACCAGACGGACATCCTCAATACGGCCGTCTTCGCGCAATGGGAGTTCTCTCCGCTGCCTGGCACGCGCGTGGTGCTGGGCGGCCGTTCGGACGCCATCCGCTACGATTACCACAACAAGCTGGCGCCAGGTGGCAGCGCCAGTTACGGCGCGCCCGACGAGTCGCGCAGCTTTTCGCATGTGAGCCCGAAGCTGGGCGCCACCTACGCCATCGGCCAGGCGGGCAGCGCGTATGCGAACGTCAGCCAGGGTTTTACGCCGCCCGAGGTCAGCCAGCTGTATGGCAAGACGGGCATCGCCGACCTGCAGCCGTCCGTCTACAACAACTATGAACTGGGCTTGCGCTGGGCCTTTTTGCAGGGCCGCTTGAAGCTCGACGCGGCCCTGTACCGCCTCGACGGGCGCGACACCATCGTCAGCTATACGCTCTCGCCGGGGAATAGCGAAAACCGCAATGCGGGACGCACGCGCAGCGAGGGGCTGGAGCTGGGCCTGAACTACGACAGCGGCCCGTTCGACGCGCGCTTCGCCACGGCCATCGCGCGCCACCGCTACCTGCGCTACCAGGTGTCCGCCAGCCTCGATTACAGCGGCCGCAGCATGCCGCAGGCGCCGCGCGACATCACCTCGATCGAGATCGGCTACAAGCCCGTGGCCGGCGCGCGTATCGCGCTCGAAGCCGTGCACCAGGGCCGCTACTGGATGAATAACGCCAACACCGTGGAGTACAAGGGGCACGCACTGCTGAACCTGCGCGCCAGCTATCAGGTCGCGCGCGGGCTGGAAGCGTGGGCGCAGGTGCGCAACCTGGCCGATAAGCGCTATGCCGATTCGGCCAGCAGCAGTTATTCGGGTGTGGGCAATTACGCGGCCAATACGCAGAACCAGTACACGCCCGGCGCGCCGCGCAGCGTGATGCTGGGCCTGGGCTATACCTTCAACGCACTGTGA